Genomic segment of Dromiciops gliroides isolate mDroGli1 chromosome 3, mDroGli1.pri, whole genome shotgun sequence:
ACTAAGTTATCTGACTCAGGGTATTCATTCTACTATTTTCCATCACCACAGTAGTGAGTGTAGAGAATTAAGAGagtctcatctttctgagttcaaatcaaggtTGGGACCCTTACTAGGtcacgaccctgggcaagtcactgaatcctgtctgcctcagtttcctcatatgtaaaaagagctggagaaaggaatggcaaaccaatccagtatctttgccaagaaaatcccaaatagagtcAAGAACAGTCAaatgcaactgaaaaaaatgaacagcaaGAATTGCATACTGATTGTTGACAGACTAATTGGGAACAAAAGTTGAATGATTGATGCTATATTAACATAATGGAATATCAGAGTGCCCCATCAATGAAGGAAAGAGACAATTTCTGATAATTTTGGGAATACTTGCAAAAATTTATtcatgagtagaaccaggaaaataactcATATAATACTGACAAAATTGCAGTGAAAATCAACACTGAAATACAAGAACTCTTTTCAAAGGAATGACTAACCAGCATCCATTATACCAGTGATGAAGTATGATGACTACACCcagacagagagatgatgaactAAAAATGCAGAAAGTACATCAGTCTATAACCATCTAAATGCCTGGTATGTGCTGAACACtctgctaaatgttggggatacaaagaaatgcaaaaataaagtGCCTGCCCTTGGCAAGCTACCAATAtattgagggaaacaacatgtggcaactatgtacaaacaacacAACCACTATAAAGATTTGCTTTGCTTGAATACATTTAGTTTTTTacagtgttttattttaaatttgtgataATTTAGGAGGGCTGGGGGGATTATCCACATGGTTTCAAAATAAAAGAACATAATAGCAGTCCATTAAAATTTTTGAAATGCACAGAAAAGAGCTAAGAAAGATTGGAAGGAAGCACAAACAAGCacaacagctttgaaagtaaaggttgaatttattctattattttttttctttttttggggggggggcaattggagttaagtgacttgcctagggtcacacagctagtaagtgataatgtttgagggtcaaatttgaactcaggacctcctgaatccagggccgatgctctatgcactgtaccacctagctgcccctattctattattttttaaaaactaaatgtaTGGGATAGAGATTAATAGATTTCTTATATAatctttttatattattctttATATATGCAAATTctccctttttatgtttttcaagTTTAGATTTTCTTTTAAGTTGAAGAGGCCTCTACAGGCCAATGttgacttgtctttttttttttaatttaatttaatttttgatttttttccaattacatgtaaagatattttttgagttccaaatttttctcctaccctcccttccctcctccctcctgaggccagcaagcaatcttatataggttatacattaaaataatGCTAAACATATTTATTctttagtcatgctataagaaaaggatcagaacaaaaaggaaaaaaaaagtaagaaagaataaacaaaaacaatgccaaaaaaaagcaacaacaaaaaggaaaatagtatgtttcaatctgtattcaggtgccacaattttttttctggatgtggaggatGTTTTCCACCAACgttcttttggcattgtcttggatcattgtattgctaagagttaagtctatcacagttggtcatcacacaatgttgttgatactatataaaaggttctcttggttctgctcatttcattcagcaatgattcatctaagtctttccaggtttttccaaaatccatctgcttatcatttcttacagcacaatagtattccattatattcatataccacaacttgttcagccattccccacttgatgggcataccctcaatttccaattctttgccaccacaaaaagaatatctagaaatatttttgtacttctaggtcctttttcctttttaaaaaatgatctctttgggatatagaccttgtagtgatatttctgggtcaaagggtatgcacagttttcttttttttcttttttctttttcttttactgaggcaaatggggttaagtgatttgcccagggtcacacagctagtaagcgttaagtgtctgaggccagatttgaactcaggtcctcctgactccagggccagtgctctatccactgtgccacctaactgccccgggtatgcaaagttttaaagctttttggatatggttccaaattgctctccagaatggttggattagttcacaactccaccaacaatgcattagtgttccaattttcccacatctccaacatttatcatttaccttttttttttcctattagccAGTTGGCTGGGtttgaggtagtacctcagagtagttttaatttgcatttctctactcagtagtgattgagaacattttttcagatGGTTGtagatagctttagtttcttcatctgaaaactgcctattcatatcctttgaccatttctcagttgaagaatgacttgtattcttatatatttgattcagttctctatatattttagctatgatgcctttatcagaaacaatgtctgttaaaattgtttcccagtgtccttctttccttctaatcttatttgcattggttttgtttgtacagaaacttttggccaaaatgtacaaaaatgtagccaaaatgatccactctgcatttcataatgttctctatttcagctttggtcataaattcttcccctctccatagttctgataagtaaactattccttccttttctaatttgcctatgatatcacactttatgtctagatcttgtatccattttgactttactttggcaTATGgcataagatattggtctatgcctagtttttgccatactattttccagttttcccagcagttgttgtcaaatagtgagttcttatcctggaggctacagtctttgggtttatcaaatagcaggttgctatattcatttactgctgtgttttgtgttcctaacctattccactgatccacatctctatttcttagccagtgacaaatagttctgatgattgctgccttataatatagttttagatctggtacagctaggctaccttcctttccattttttttcattaattcccttattcttgatattttgttcttccatatgaattttgttattattttttagctctatgaaataatttttggtggtttggttgttatggcactgaataagtaaattaatttagatagaatcattatttttatattagcacaacctacccatgagcaattttatttttccatttgtttaaatctgattttatttgtgtaaaaagtgttttgtaattgcattcatatagttcctgggtttggcATGTAGACTCTCagatattttatatcatctatagttattttaaatagaatttctctatttcttggtgctggactttgttggtcatatatagaaatgctgatgatttatgtaggtttattttatatcctgcaactttgataaagttgttcattgtttcaagaaCTTTTTTAGTTGATTGTTTAGGATTCtataagtatatcatcatatcatttgcaaagagtggtagttttatttcttccttgcctattctaattcctttgatttcttttccttctcaatgctaaggctaacatttctggtacaatattgaataatagtggtgacaatgaacatccttgtttcacctttGATTTTACttggaatgcttctaacttatccctacTGCATATAATGCTCGCTGATAGTTTAAgctagatactgtttatcatcttaaggaaagctcttCTTAAGGAAATGCTCTCTAGTgtgttggggtcaagtgacttgcccagggtcacatagctagtaagtgttaagtgtctgaggccagatttgaactcaggtactcctgactccagggccggtgctctaaccactctaatgtttttaataggaatgagtattgtattttgtcaaaagctttctctgcatctgagataatcatatgattttggttaattttgttatttatgttATATTTCAGGAGCCACTGACccactaagtactagggatacaaagaaagactaaATATCTGGGGCATTCCTTCCCCAAAAAACACAGCAATATTTGAGAAGTTGTGAGTCACTACAAATTAGCACAAATGGACTAAAAGTAGGGAAACAGATACTAAGTAAGGAAGAGCACTGTATTAACCAGGGTCTTGGCTTTCTGAGATACATATATGAAATCAAAATAGAATTGAGTGAGTAAAAGGAGACAAAGGTACTCATCAGCAGCAGGATAGACTGGATGGCCCGGATCTTAGGGGAGTCTTTGGGGGAGAGGTTTGCCATGTAGATGTACTTGTTCTGCTTGTGATGTCTATACAGAAGCAATATCATGTAGCCACTGGCAAAGATCATTAGGCCTATGAGCACAGCATCATGGAGGGAGACCAGAACTCCAAAAAGTATACTGCTAACTTTGGCAGTTTCTATACCAGAACAGTATCCATAATCATGTAATTCTGAGTGATTTTTGGAGCCCTGGAGGCCTCCAACATTCTCTAAAACAATGATATTTAATAGCAAATGGGCAATGCAAAAGAGGGAAGAGGTGGGGATAATATACTTTGGGGCCCTGGCTTTAAACTCTGACCACCTGGTGCTGCTGGGACTGATGGTAATGGCTTGAAAGCCACTTAGAAAGCAGGTCATGTTGAGGGAAAGACCCTGAGATACTTTGTGAAGGTAGAAGACAATTATACACCCATTTTTATCCAAGAAATTTTTCAAGCCCAAAGCTGCCATTGTCTGAGGGATACCCTTGGAGAGAAGCAGCAAAGAGTTGAAGCAAGCCAGCTGGGCAAGAATTGTGTCTATCGGCCTTAGTCTATGTCCAGTGAGCAACATAAAGAGGAAGAGCCAAATTAGGAAGGAGTTCCCCAAAATCCCAACTGCAGTATGAGAGCAGAAGCCAATACTCAGGATGATGTCATATAGATTCATGTTCTTGGTGTCATGGTATGGAGAACTCTATGTACCTGGATGGAAATATAATCCATTTATGACTTGCAAATAGATTTTGAAATCATTATGACGTGGTCACTTTACCATATAAATAGATCTGTGTTGGGCCCAAAGGAAAAGTGATATTTCCCCCACCACCAGCTCCCCAAACACGTTATTACCACAGTTTGACCATGCATCTTTATCAGTAGACTCTACCTGTGGTTCATACACACCTCTGACCCCTTGCTTACAGAAACTTCACAAGGTACCCCAAGTCTGACCCAGATGCAGGCCATTATATGCTGTCTTCACCCTCCAGCTTTCTCAATGTGTTCTGCATTATCTCTGGCCAATAGACCTGCTGTCTGGAACCCTGCCTTTCTCCAGTGCTCTAGGAGTCGTTTCAGGCTTCAACTGCACTTCAATCATCACATCCTGCCTCCTCTCCAGACATCTCCACTCTATCCGGTCCCTGTCTGTGGGTCTCATAGGACTTAACATTACTGGAGGTTGGCCATCCAAAGCAGGTCTTGAAAAATCAAGTTACCTATCTCCTTCAATCGACCTCTTTCTAGTCATGGATACAATGCTTGGACTCTTTCCTCAAAGGTTAGCATATTTCAACTAGTGAGGGAGggcataagcatttatgaagcacctactctgtgccaaactctgcactaaatgctttacagatatctcatggGTCATCATAGCAATCCTGGACatgagagctattattattttttatggatgaggaaactgaggcagacagagttgtCCAGCATCACAAGCTAATATCTGAAGggaaatttgaactgaggtcttcctgactgcagatgCAGTAATCTATCCACTACATGACCTACCAACTTCATACTCTCCACATCACAGTAATTCTGAACCACCAGTTGGTAGTTGACCAACCCTATTCCACATCCCCCATTGCctgctctctttccctccttcctcttatcCCTACCTTCTCATTTCCTATTCCAGATCTATGGCCCTTTTTACTGTACTCTCACAAATGCCTGCTGCACACACTAGCTTTCATCATCAACCTATTCctttttgggcggggggggggcaggacaatggagattaagcgacttgctcagggtcacacagctagtaagtgtcaagtgtctgaggccagatttgaactcaggtactcctgaatccagggccagtgctttatccactgtgccacctagctgccccaacctattCCTTCTTAATCCTTCCATCTTCTAgctctccctgagggcaggctcCCTCCTGGCAACTCTTCATCCCAGATTCCCCTTTCTAGAACTAATTATGCTGTTAGTCATCCCCTAACTCCTTTAGattgggagaaaaatctgaaaactcCTTGCTTCTCCTGCTTTCCCTTTTATGCTCTTCCTGCACCaacatcactcagtaacctcttaTCCCATGGGGTTCATTTCATCTCAGCtttaccacccaatcaaaatttgGGGATCTATTGTCTATTGACAGAAGGGCAGTCTCTTCCTTTCCTACATGAtaatgcttatcatttcttatagtatgataatattccattatcatcacataccacaacttgttcagccatttcccaactgatggaaatcccctccatttccaactccttgccaccacaaaaagctgctataaatatttttgtacaagtagatcctctctccttttttttttttatctcagtgggatacagagctagaagttgtattgctggttcaaagggaaTGTGCAGTTTGACAGACCTTTGGGCACAATTCAatattgttctctagaatgattgaattagttcacaactccaccaacgctgcattagtgtcccaattttctcacacctcctccaacattgatcattttccttatttgtcatattagccaactgattggtgtgaggtagtgcctcagagttgttttaacttgcatttctctaagcaatagtggtttagagcactttatatgactacagataactttgatttctttgcctgaaaacttcctgctcatatcatttgaccatttatcaattgaggaatgacttgtattcttataaatttgactcagttctctaaatatttgagaaatgaggcctttatcagagatacttgtaaaaaatccccccaaaacctgggaatttttttttcccttagggtGTTCACTGAaggcttatttaatttctttttttaaagatagggttatttaagtctTCTATTTCCTATCTTTCTCACTAAGTTTCAAGGTCTGTCTGTCTCTACTGTCTGCCtttttatcatctgcaaagaagcTCAATTCATCCCTACCCTCTAAAAATGTTCATTGGATCTGTCCATTCCAATcatcatgtgttttttttcttttgaagtcatgtctctattctctctctttttaactctTTATGATCTTGCTTCTAAcctcttcttttcactaaaactgctctttccaaagttaccaatgatctctaagTTGACACAATTGATGGCCTCCTCTCACTATTCAGCCTTCTTGAACTCTCTACACATTTGGAAATTGCTGATGACCATTTTCCCCTTGATACCCTCTTTATTTCTAGGCTTTTGTGCCACATCTATCTCCTAGCTTTCTGACCATCTCATGCCAATCTTCTAGTTCAGAACCACTAATGGTTAGTGTCCCCCCAAATGCTCTGCCTGgtgcttttgttttctccttctataTCGTTTTGCTTTGTGATCTCATCGTCTTACAAGGATTCATCTCTGTGTTGATGAATCTCAGATCCATTTGGCTAGACTTAAACTCTCTCCTAATCTCTAGTACGACATCTTCAGCtgtctattagacatttcaagcTGAATGTTCTACCATCCTCGCAGTTACTGAGACTCACAACCTAGCTGTCATCttttactcttctctctctctctctctttctctctctctccttctcaccctccctctctccctcccttcccctctctctttctttgtctttctctctccctctccttccctccctccctccctctctctcttctcttctcttctcttctcttctcttctcttctcttctcttctcttctcttctcttctcttctcttctcttctctctctctctctctctctctctctctctctctctctctctctctctctctctctcaccttccacATCCCATCTCTTACCATGTTCTGTCCTCCCTACCTTAGTCACATTCCTCATatacttccctttctctcttccaacACTGAACCCAGAATGGTGCAAACCCTCCTCACCTCACTACTGTGAGATGGCCTCCTATCTTGGTATTCTCTATGCTCCAGCCCCCAACAGACTCTACCAGCTGATGGAACTGACCCCTTTGCCCTTCCTCACACATGATGCTTTATCTTTTGACTCTGAACATTTTTGCTCATTGTGCCCCATACCTGGATCTCTATCCCTCTTCATctgcaccacctggcttccctcccctccatccacACCAAACTAACCTTCTACAAGACGTCTTGGCCAATCCTACTTAATGTTAGTACCTTCCATATAAGATACATTTATTTTTGTCCATTGTTGtttcataaggggcagctaggtaacatagtggatagaatgctggccctggaatcaggaggacatgagttcaaatctcacctcagacacttactagctgtgtgaccctgggcaagtcacttaaccccaattgcctcaaacatctgagtCCAACTCCAGGAATCCTGACAGATATTTCACCACtaggcccagatggctctggaggaaagaatgaggctcataactttgcatagccctccctcacttaaatccaattcgctgcaagtcctgacattacctcccaatgtcatagtcctcttggagaaggaagcacaaacaacaataatttgtTTTCATGTTCATGTTTTCCATTAGGTTGAATTCCTTCAGAGCAGAAAATGGTCTTTGCCTTTCCTTGTGTCCCTTGAGTTTAGGGTTGTGCCTGAAGCATGGCAGGTGCTTCACAAGTGCTTTTCGACCAACTGATCATCCTTCTGAAATCATATCTTCCTGCTCTGCAGAGCTGCTTCTTCCTTcactctgtgagaaaataatgattactgatggatttctaggagaaacccagacattagtttttgttgctctctccccctcaccccagaaacCTGCCTGGGcaccttaacaaaaggaatgcagattgattctgcTGATTAACTAGGGGAAGACACACCTGGAGCAGGAACTTACACTCCCTAAGACCGTTCCTcaattcatgtcaatcaatggaggtGGATCATGCTAACCAATTTACTTAGATCAGTGTATCACGATCTGCTCTACCAAAACAGGATAAAAAGACTGGACCATGAGAAACTTGGTTCTATAcactgggtatgtaattgtttaggcttGTAAGCCTTtggctagtggggaagtcagggaggcacatggtcaatactttaataatatgtgattttaattaataataaattcttactgcTCAAATTGGTGCAGTAGCCATGATtatataaataacaattaatataGCAGCAACAATAATCTTAGTACAttcagcctagttccccaatagtTTAAATAACAACTTTGAGattgtaacaataataatagctaatatatacatatcacttactaggtgccaagttctgtgttaagcactaccaattattatctcatttgattctcagaataaccccattttacagatgaagaaactgaagcaaacaggcattaagtgacttgctcagggtcacagagctagggtGAATTTGAGACTACATTTGAATTCCAGTTTCCTTGACTCTAGtttcaatgctttatccactgcactatcgaGCTCCACCTTCATACAAGTAGTCTTGCTCACCTGGAAATGTTTTCACTTTGTAACCTCAGCTCCCCATTGGTGATTCCCTGGCCAGGACCACCAATGTATGAAACTCAAGCTGCTCTTCACTTCTAGTTCAACTCACTCTGGAGAATACTCCACTTCCTCACCCTCGACATTACTCCTGTGCCCCCTCCCTACTTtgttttgcaaagccctttactaGGGACCTAATAGATCTTTCTCTTTCAGAATATAAGATCCTGAAAAGTAGggatcatctcattttattgtatttttattcatagcACTTTGTACAGGGGCTGGCAATAGGTCATATAAGTGTCCTCTCTTGCTATCTCTTGTTCtgtctttttcttggttttgtgtctgtttctctctctctctctctccctctgtgtgtgtgtgtgtgtgtgtgtgtgtgcgtgtctctctctctctgtctctgtctctgtctctctctcatacacacatactcaaACCTCAAATTGTTTTAGCCCATCCCTCAGGCTTTATGGAGTAATGAAAGAGAAGTCCCAGGGTAC
This window contains:
- the LOC122748422 gene encoding vomeronasal type-1 receptor 1-like, translated to MNLYDIILSIGFCSHTAVGILGNSFLIWLFLFMLLTGHRLRPIDTILAQLACFNSLLLLSKGIPQTMAALGLKNFLDKNGCIIVFYLHKVSQGLSLNMTCFLSGFQAITISPSSTRWSEFKARAPKYIIPTSSLFCIAHLLLNIIVLENVGGLQGSKNHSELHDYGYCSGIETAKVSSILFGVLVSLHDAVLIGLMIFASGYMILLLYRHHKQNKYIYMANLSPKDSPKIRAIQSILLLMSTFVSFYSLNSILISYMYLRKPRPWLIQCSSLLSICFPTFSPFVLICSDSQLLKYCCVFWGRNAPDI